A window from Erythrobacter sp. YJ-T3-07 encodes these proteins:
- a CDS encoding pyruvate dehydrogenase complex E1 component subunit beta: MATELKMPALSPTMEEGTLAKWLKSEGDKIEIGDIIAEIETDKATMEFEAVDEGTLAKILVDEGTEGVAVGAVIAMMADEGEDVGDVEAPAAKSDNSSDEKEDVEGEGKDVGREPSEAEVTQTAEKPTRSPASDPAIPEGTNMVSTSVREALRDAMAEEMRRDERVFVMGEEVAQYQGAYKVTQGLLDEFGDKRVVDTPITEYGFAGLGTGAAMGGLRPIVEFMTFNFAMQAIDHIVNSAAKTNYMSGGQMRCPVVFRGPNGAASRVGAQHSQNYGPWYASVPGLIVIAPYDAADAKGLMKAAIRSEDPVVLLENELVYGRSFDVPELDDYVLPIGKARIMREGSDVTIVSYSIAVGLALEAAERLSEDGIDAEVIDLRTLRPLDKQTVLESLKKTNRMVVAEEGWPTCSIASEIVAICMEEGFDYLDAPVTRVNNEDVPLPYAANLEAMALIDTDRIVKAVKKVCYVGE; this comes from the coding sequence ATGGCGACCGAACTGAAGATGCCCGCGCTCTCTCCGACGATGGAGGAGGGCACGCTCGCCAAGTGGCTCAAGTCCGAAGGCGACAAGATCGAGATCGGCGACATAATCGCCGAGATCGAGACCGACAAGGCGACGATGGAATTCGAAGCGGTCGACGAAGGCACGCTGGCGAAGATTCTCGTCGATGAGGGCACCGAAGGCGTGGCTGTAGGTGCTGTCATCGCGATGATGGCCGATGAAGGCGAGGATGTCGGCGATGTCGAAGCGCCCGCCGCGAAGTCGGATAACTCGTCCGACGAGAAGGAAGACGTCGAAGGCGAGGGCAAGGATGTCGGGCGCGAACCGTCGGAGGCCGAGGTGACGCAGACGGCGGAAAAGCCGACCCGCTCCCCCGCCAGCGATCCCGCGATCCCCGAAGGCACGAACATGGTCTCGACCAGCGTGCGCGAAGCGCTGCGCGATGCGATGGCCGAGGAAATGCGCCGCGACGAACGTGTGTTCGTAATGGGCGAGGAAGTTGCCCAGTATCAGGGTGCCTACAAGGTCACGCAGGGTCTGCTCGACGAATTCGGCGACAAGCGCGTGGTTGACACCCCGATCACAGAATACGGCTTTGCCGGGCTCGGCACGGGCGCCGCGATGGGCGGCCTGCGCCCGATCGTCGAATTCATGACCTTCAACTTCGCGATGCAGGCGATCGACCACATCGTGAACTCGGCGGCGAAGACCAACTACATGTCCGGTGGCCAGATGCGCTGCCCGGTCGTGTTCCGCGGCCCCAACGGCGCGGCGTCGCGCGTGGGCGCGCAGCACAGCCAGAACTACGGCCCGTGGTATGCAAGTGTCCCCGGCCTGATCGTGATCGCGCCCTATGACGCCGCCGATGCCAAGGGCCTGATGAAGGCCGCGATCCGCAGCGAAGACCCGGTCGTCTTGCTCGAGAATGAGCTGGTCTATGGCCGCAGCTTCGACGTGCCCGAGCTGGACGATTATGTGCTGCCGATCGGCAAGGCGCGGATCATGCGTGAAGGCAGCGATGTGACCATCGTGTCCTATTCGATCGCGGTCGGGCTGGCGCTCGAAGCGGCGGAGAGGCTGTCCGAAGACGGGATCGATGCCGAAGTGATCGACCTGCGCACGCTGCGTCCGCTGGACAAGCAAACCGTGCTCGAAAGCCTCAAGAAGACCAACCGCATGGTGGTCGCCGAAGAGGGCTGGCCGACCTGCTCCATCGCCAGCGAGATCGTGGCGATCTGCATGGAGGAAGGCTTCGACTATCTCGATGCACCGGTGACGCGGGTCAACAACGAGGACGTGCCGCTGCCCTACGCCGCCAATCTGGAGGCGATGGCGCTGATCGATACGGACCGGATCGTGAAGGCGGTGAAGAAGGTCTGCTACGTCGGGGAGTAG